In Legionella cardiaca, a genomic segment contains:
- a CDS encoding YchJ family protein: MNKCPCGSSSDYATCCGLYINDITTAPTPEALMRSRYTAYSQANIDYIKKTMRGKPLTGFNEIDAVAWAKRVVWLNLRIVKAYLDSTNQVKGYVEFIARFKENNQLLTLHELSEFECDNGTWFYIAGHAPEKQNAKPQQKVSRNAPCPCGSQKKFKNCCSN; encoded by the coding sequence ATGAATAAATGCCCTTGTGGTTCATCCAGCGATTATGCAACCTGCTGTGGTTTATACATTAATGACATTACTACCGCGCCGACACCGGAAGCTTTAATGCGCTCCCGTTATACAGCCTACAGCCAAGCCAATATTGATTACATTAAAAAAACAATGCGTGGCAAACCCTTGACAGGCTTCAATGAAATTGACGCAGTAGCCTGGGCTAAACGCGTCGTTTGGCTTAATTTACGCATTGTAAAGGCCTATCTTGATAGTACTAATCAAGTCAAAGGGTATGTGGAATTTATTGCACGTTTTAAAGAGAATAATCAACTATTAACACTTCATGAATTAAGTGAATTTGAATGTGATAATGGAACATGGTTTTATATTGCAGGTCATGCACCTGAAAAACAAAATGCGAAACCTCAACAGAAAGTTTCACGCAATGCACCTTGTCCTTGTGGAAGTCAGAAAAAATTTAAGAATTGCTGCTCAAACTAA
- a CDS encoding DUF5617 domain-containing protein produces the protein MTFQQLLDLIRWLTTSGGVFPLSSEMQCFSEILAELQKECLKQLDNSSQQSVLDEAVKFLAFCAKHQDLSQNIYKAIILWLAEKHQEKGKSKAEQFVFQQKIGTVFTVFLDKEESNAISFYGQEEKLRSIYTKGAALIELRKSQSASQQQPTLETLVEEISVKLKKIKKPAIILTLLKDYFDKPHQLAAFVIWLCQQNITHEAILKSGLLHAFLGFNLHILDDENNPVNVFYNLLASHENTKDLAKAAVKCRAQHEAFQNFNLQGKISKEDLKSVDIVEIELSGASLDAETFKALYELFGAEFLFQVFLWYYDEYYYDESSDEEPDEEEQIYTTLLQKVLNRDGIASSGLPLLINQLLTSYEDIKLIKRLRYLSSFISSRSLLQQLLDKDEAIAMYLLLERDDMEEFFSQNVFVGYIEKLLADNKIDLHRKFHLLYHVQVWCREEGRFILAHYLYKQLINLLLLPPYDLLTEENEAIVRQEYQFLQFPDESDEDKSSSEDESSESADESAQEELVEQAIVRFQTLDYLDKLQLQVEQELEQLYQLSLSKPDFDHADFHELQENWPIFDRKLRFIHYIRKGEKDNLNTRDTYFKETLIKKRFSLLKEQFNLKAMLAILFDLSQEKGIFECQQTLVNLLIEHDGWLARQIIEILSQNNRHWYLIQWNPEIDSLLEEAVDYSNKELVTYLLSQHSYLRLINGDIFYMAFVTAIEEGDSAIVKLFLVPEIIAKFRSIEIEAIIVTVIDTGDRTLFRLLIEHRELLTIPNSLCSSLIYKAAEIGFSEGISLLCGLRFTPEREHINKAFKTAVEAQHWDCVKVLCDVPKDRVPVEQVCLSTWRNVLATSSWEIQQNFINSTGKCFTYALARYGADYFFRNENYEGLSLLINLTGESQLKKSDLRILFHRALISPSWFMVAHCIAQLSGDRALEQADVANVILETIVPEGSSMLLRKIYESFDQRLHPDAETVRKIFQNAFQKKDSTMIAEICNKGLIHLDEEALLLSLAEVWGSTQYKDIATCLHETCKLKNLGSANVDSLFADFLQKNNCKAVEQLVHLEGEFAPQNEKIKEGVFAAVRSGNLAMASALLSTPGLRNNSDIIDSAASLAFTTNQTALFPLFDKPEYSPFVSSDNKKKMAPFVEKKHSLQLDAAGNEELSSEMPSKQSDKRPTLTASKNLMVARSERLKKAVHQGNVSLVKTIVCSMVHEKNPPDISVLTEIAKEKGHSELIDWFAKIHTLSAYRRIATVSSDKAMRNEEISSETVLHDALALLYDYTKSNRLIRFFTGHWNRHHIAEVKNILNSSPQTMSDLLNELRKIPLINLQGSLARRITYMSDFLMPLLNDEEMVSSYASNLEEKNVSHVF, from the coding sequence ATGACTTTCCAGCAGCTCCTCGATTTAATACGGTGGCTTACGACAAGTGGCGGTGTATTTCCCTTGTCCTCAGAGATGCAATGTTTCTCAGAAATCCTCGCTGAACTGCAAAAAGAGTGTCTGAAGCAATTGGACAATAGTTCCCAGCAGTCTGTATTGGACGAGGCTGTAAAATTTTTAGCATTCTGTGCAAAACATCAAGATTTATCGCAAAATATCTACAAAGCGATTATTTTGTGGCTCGCCGAAAAGCACCAGGAGAAAGGCAAATCGAAGGCAGAACAATTTGTATTTCAGCAGAAAATTGGCACAGTATTTACTGTTTTTCTTGATAAAGAAGAGAGCAATGCAATTTCTTTTTATGGACAAGAGGAAAAATTGCGCTCTATCTATACAAAGGGTGCTGCGTTAATTGAACTTAGAAAATCTCAATCAGCGTCTCAGCAGCAACCTACATTAGAAACTTTAGTAGAAGAGATCTCCGTAAAATTAAAAAAAATCAAAAAACCAGCAATTATACTTACCTTGTTAAAAGATTATTTTGATAAACCCCATCAACTTGCTGCTTTCGTTATCTGGCTATGTCAGCAGAATATAACCCATGAAGCAATTCTTAAATCGGGTTTATTACATGCATTTTTGGGATTTAATCTACATATTCTTGATGATGAAAATAATCCAGTAAACGTATTTTATAATTTATTAGCTTCTCATGAGAATACCAAAGACTTAGCTAAGGCAGCTGTTAAATGTCGAGCTCAACATGAGGCGTTTCAAAATTTTAATCTGCAAGGCAAAATCTCTAAAGAGGATCTTAAGTCTGTTGATATTGTTGAAATCGAATTATCGGGTGCTAGCTTGGATGCTGAAACATTTAAAGCGTTATATGAATTATTTGGAGCAGAATTTCTGTTTCAAGTTTTTTTATGGTACTACGATGAATATTATTATGATGAAAGCTCAGATGAAGAACCAGATGAAGAAGAGCAAATTTACACCACGCTTTTACAAAAAGTCTTGAATAGAGATGGTATTGCATCCTCTGGGTTACCTCTTTTAATTAATCAGTTACTCACTTCTTATGAAGATATTAAACTTATTAAAAGATTAAGATATTTATCGAGTTTTATTTCTTCACGATCGCTTTTACAACAGTTGCTAGATAAAGATGAAGCAATCGCGATGTATTTGCTTTTAGAACGTGACGATATGGAGGAGTTTTTTAGTCAGAATGTTTTCGTTGGTTATATCGAGAAGTTGCTTGCAGATAATAAAATAGATTTACACAGGAAATTTCATCTTCTATACCACGTGCAAGTGTGGTGCAGGGAGGAGGGCAGATTTATTTTGGCCCATTATCTTTATAAGCAGTTGATTAATCTGTTGTTATTACCACCTTATGATTTACTCACAGAAGAAAATGAAGCCATCGTAAGGCAAGAGTATCAATTTTTACAATTTCCTGACGAAAGTGATGAAGATAAGAGCAGCAGCGAGGATGAGAGTAGTGAGTCAGCGGATGAGAGTGCACAAGAGGAACTGGTGGAGCAGGCTATTGTTCGCTTTCAAACACTTGATTATTTAGACAAGCTACAACTTCAAGTTGAGCAAGAGTTGGAACAATTATACCAATTGAGTCTCAGTAAACCAGATTTTGATCATGCCGATTTTCATGAATTGCAAGAAAATTGGCCAATTTTTGATCGCAAATTAAGATTCATTCATTACATTCGTAAAGGTGAAAAAGATAATTTAAATACTCGAGATACTTATTTCAAAGAAACATTAATCAAAAAACGTTTTTCCTTATTGAAGGAACAGTTCAATTTGAAAGCTATGTTAGCAATCTTGTTCGATTTATCTCAGGAAAAGGGTATTTTTGAATGCCAGCAAACTTTGGTTAATTTGTTAATTGAACATGATGGATGGTTAGCTAGGCAAATTATTGAAATTCTAAGTCAGAATAATCGTCATTGGTATCTGATTCAATGGAACCCTGAGATAGATTCACTTCTTGAAGAAGCTGTAGATTATAGCAATAAAGAACTGGTTACTTATCTTCTTAGTCAACATAGTTATCTCCGACTTATTAATGGTGATATCTTTTATATGGCTTTTGTTACTGCAATAGAGGAAGGTGATTCTGCTATTGTGAAACTATTTTTAGTCCCTGAGATTATCGCAAAATTCAGAAGCATAGAGATAGAAGCGATTATCGTGACGGTTATTGACACTGGAGACAGGACTCTATTTCGTTTGCTTATCGAGCATCGAGAACTCTTAACTATACCAAACAGCCTGTGTTCCTCTTTAATTTACAAAGCCGCAGAAATTGGTTTTTCTGAAGGGATTAGTTTGCTTTGTGGATTAAGGTTTACTCCGGAAAGGGAGCATATTAATAAGGCCTTTAAAACAGCTGTTGAAGCGCAACACTGGGATTGTGTTAAAGTTTTATGTGATGTACCTAAAGACAGGGTGCCTGTTGAGCAAGTCTGTCTCTCTACCTGGCGCAATGTTCTAGCAACCTCGTCTTGGGAAATACAACAAAATTTTATTAATTCCACCGGCAAATGTTTCACCTATGCACTGGCTCGTTATGGCGCGGATTATTTTTTCCGGAACGAAAATTACGAAGGCTTATCTTTATTAATTAATTTAACCGGAGAGAGTCAACTCAAAAAATCAGATCTTAGAATTTTGTTTCATAGAGCATTGATAAGTCCCTCGTGGTTTATGGTTGCACATTGTATCGCACAATTGTCAGGAGACCGCGCATTAGAGCAGGCGGATGTAGCAAACGTAATTCTTGAGACGATTGTACCAGAAGGTAGTAGTATGCTACTTAGGAAAATTTATGAATCGTTTGATCAACGCTTACATCCTGATGCTGAAACGGTAAGAAAAATTTTTCAAAATGCCTTCCAAAAGAAAGATTCTACTATGATTGCTGAGATATGTAACAAGGGTTTAATCCATCTTGATGAAGAAGCATTATTACTTAGTTTGGCAGAAGTATGGGGAAGCACTCAATACAAAGATATTGCAACCTGTCTTCACGAAACTTGTAAGTTAAAAAATCTTGGGTCGGCGAATGTTGATTCTTTATTTGCAGATTTTTTACAGAAAAATAACTGTAAAGCGGTCGAACAACTTGTTCACCTTGAGGGGGAGTTTGCTCCTCAGAATGAAAAAATAAAGGAGGGTGTTTTTGCCGCGGTTCGAAGTGGCAATTTAGCGATGGCTTCAGCGCTATTAAGTACTCCAGGCCTTAGAAATAATTCTGATATTATCGATAGTGCTGCATCATTAGCATTCACTACTAATCAAACAGCCCTGTTTCCCTTGTTTGATAAACCAGAATATTCCCCATTTGTATCATCCGATAATAAGAAAAAAATGGCTCCTTTTGTAGAGAAAAAACACTCTTTGCAATTGGATGCTGCAGGGAACGAGGAATTGTCATCGGAGATGCCGTCAAAACAATCAGATAAAAGACCTACGTTGACTGCGTCTAAAAACCTAATGGTTGCAAGATCAGAGCGATTAAAGAAAGCAGTACATCAAGGAAATGTTTCACTGGTCAAAACAATCGTTTGTTCTATGGTTCATGAAAAAAATCCTCCAGATATTTCAGTTTTAACTGAAATTGCTAAAGAAAAAGGGCATAGCGAGTTAATTGACTGGTTTGCAAAAATTCATACACTGTCAGCTTATAGACGTATTGCTACTGTCAGTTCCGATAAAGCTATGCGAAATGAAGAAATCTCAAGTGAAACAGTTTTGCATGATGCTTTGGCCTTACTTTATGATTATACAAAATCGAATCGATTGATAAGATTTTTTACAGGTCATTGGAATCGTCATCACATTGCTGAGGTAAAAAATATACTTAACTCGTCGCCTCAAACAATGAGTGATTTATTAAATGAATTACGTAAAATTCCGCTAATTAACTTGCAAGGCTCATTGGCAAGACGCATTACCTATATGTCTGATTTTTTAATGCCACTGCTTAATGATGAAGAAATGGTATCGAGTTACGCAAGCAATTTAGAAGAAAAAAATGTAAGTCACGTATTTTAA
- a CDS encoding TIGR00645 family protein codes for MNETAVNNKMKKLPYLISQLIFMGRWLQAPLYIGLLVILTAYAYRFITELFHLVLHINSADNTQIMLGVLDLIDVVMIANLLIMVIMGGYETFVSRLNLRDHPDQPEWLDHIDAGAMKIKLALALIGISSIHLLRTFIDPSKQSFDTVMWQVVIHITLLTSALAIAYTNKLLAQTD; via the coding sequence ATGAACGAAACTGCTGTTAATAATAAAATGAAAAAACTTCCCTATCTCATTAGTCAATTAATTTTTATGGGGCGTTGGTTACAAGCTCCTTTATATATAGGTTTACTCGTAATTTTAACGGCCTATGCTTATCGATTCATTACAGAATTATTCCATTTGGTGCTACATATCAACAGCGCTGATAACACACAAATTATGCTCGGTGTTTTGGATTTAATTGATGTTGTTATGATCGCCAATTTATTAATTATGGTCATTATGGGCGGTTATGAAACATTTGTTTCCCGACTTAATCTACGGGATCATCCAGATCAACCTGAATGGTTAGATCATATTGATGCTGGAGCAATGAAAATTAAGCTGGCACTTGCTCTAATCGGTATCTCCTCAATTCATTTGCTACGAACCTTTATCGATCCGAGTAAGCAATCATTTGATACTGTAATGTGGCAAGTTGTTATTCATATTACTTTACTAACCTCTGCTTTAGCGATTGCATACACTAATAAATTACTTGCCCAAACAGATTGA
- a CDS encoding transporter substrate-binding domain-containing protein — protein MSQVKILLLFFCLFTSFSGYSNIKIGTLTYDPPFIISATQGFDIELSGLLCKYLQEECQLIPKKNSTRLYKALQNQEVDLAIAGITISQSRKSDFIFSLPYLLTKSQFLTLKNSNIDSIEDLKNTTVGVIRDELSGGVLYHYLVNNYQGQFKINQYDDVEDLLDALNNKTLSAVFLYRSDVVYWHENGGNSFKPMAPVVMLGEGIAIMALPQKIKLIERINKVLLQMEKDDIYLRLYKTYFSNN, from the coding sequence ATGAGCCAAGTTAAAATTTTATTGTTATTCTTTTGTCTTTTTACTTCTTTTTCTGGATATAGCAATATTAAAATCGGTACTCTCACTTATGATCCGCCATTTATTATATCCGCAACACAAGGGTTCGATATTGAATTGTCGGGCTTACTTTGCAAATACTTACAAGAAGAGTGTCAGTTAATCCCAAAGAAAAATTCCACCCGACTCTATAAAGCATTACAAAATCAAGAGGTCGATCTTGCGATTGCTGGAATTACTATTTCCCAAAGTCGGAAGAGCGATTTTATTTTTAGTTTGCCTTATCTGTTGACCAAGAGTCAGTTTTTAACATTGAAAAACAGCAATATTGATTCGATAGAGGATTTAAAAAACACCACCGTAGGTGTTATACGCGACGAACTGAGTGGTGGTGTTTTGTATCATTATCTCGTGAATAATTACCAGGGACAATTTAAAATCAATCAATATGATGATGTTGAGGATTTGCTGGACGCTTTAAATAATAAAACCCTCTCTGCTGTATTTCTATATCGCTCTGATGTGGTTTATTGGCATGAAAATGGTGGAAATTCATTTAAGCCTATGGCACCTGTCGTTATGCTTGGCGAAGGAATAGCTATCATGGCTTTGCCTCAAAAAATAAAATTAATTGAACGTATTAATAAAGTACTATTACAAATGGAAAAAGATGATATTTATTTGAGGTTATATAAAACCTATTTTTCTAATAATTAA